A section of the Acanthopagrus latus isolate v.2019 chromosome 20, fAcaLat1.1, whole genome shotgun sequence genome encodes:
- the LOC119009943 gene encoding histone H1.0-B: MAETSAAPAKAKKAAKPKKPASHPKYSDMIKAAIAHDASRSGASRQSIQKYVKKNYKVGDNVDVQIKLALKRLVASGMLRHTKGIGASGSFRLTKPEDSKKPTKAAASAKPKKAPKPSKPKKAAKPKKVSKTPEKPKKAAAKKVKKVVKKATPTKAKKAPAKKTKAAKPKAKPAKKAAKPRAKPAKKAAKTAKKK, from the coding sequence atGGCAGAGACGTCGGCAGCTCCGGCCAAAGCCAAAAAGGCAGCAAAGCCCAAGAAACCTGCTTCTCATCCCAAGTACTCGGACATGATCAAAGCGGCGATCGCTCACGACGCCAGCCGGAGCGGAGCGTCCCGTCAGTCCATCCAGAAGTACGTGAAGAAGAACTACAAGGTGGGCGACAATGTCGACGTGCAGATCAAATTGGCCCTGAAGAGACTGGTGGCAAGCGGGATGCTGCGCCACACCAAAGGCATCGGTGCGTCCGGATCCTTCAGGTTGACCAAACCAGAGGACTCCAAAAAACCAACCAAGGCAGCGGCGTCTGCCAAACCAAAGAAGGCACCCAAGCCCTCCAAACCCAAGAAGGCAGCCAAGCCCAAGAAGGTGTCCAAGACGCCGGAGAAGCCCAAGAAAGCGGCTgcaaagaaagtgaaaaaggtCGTGAAGAAGGCGACGCCAACTAAAGCCAAAAAGGCACCAGCTAAGAAAACCAAGGCAGCCAAGCCCAAGGCAAAACCAGCAAAGAAGGCGGCCAAGCCCAGGGCGAAACCGGCGAAGAAGGCAGCCAAAACAGCAAAGAAGAAGTAA
- the rhot2 gene encoding mitochondrial Rho GTPase 2: protein MKQDVRILLLGEPKVGKTSLIMSLVGEEFPEEVPPRAEEITIPADVTPEKVPTHIVDYSEKEQTDEVLRDEIVKANVVCVVYDVTNEETIDKIRTKWIPLVNGDAEKGNKVPIILVGNKSDLRSGSSMETILPIMNQFSEIETCVECSAKNLKNISELFYYAQKAVLHPTAPLYDPEDKQLKPLCVRALSRIFYISDQDNDRILSDAELNCFQKSCFGNPLAPQALEDVKTVVWKNTSDGVQDNGLTLNGFLFLNTLFIQRGRHETTWTILRKFGYDDNLELTDDYLYPELRVPVGCTTELNHVGHQFLQRLFDKYDEDRDSALSPTELKNLFCVCPYMPWGAEVYMTVPTTDKGYISNLGYRCQWTLSAYLDIHRCLEHLGYLGYPILTEQESQTAAITVTREKEVDLEKCQTQRSVFLCKVIGPRGTGKTAFLQAFLGRNVVSKGNPSSAFSPYAINTVQVSNQEKYLILNEVDVEVEFLKASDAFCDVACLMYDTSDPHSFDYCASIYKQHYMESNIPCVLVASKVDLPEVKQFHGMAPAEFCYKHRLPPPLPFSSLLLDATSKNISTRLAWAATYPHLNGSDMTNTSFWLRVALGSAVVAVLGFAIYRAISRLK, encoded by the exons ATGAAACAAGACGTCAGGATACTTCTATTGGGGGAAC CCAAGGTGGGGAAGACATCACTCATCATGTCTCTGGTCGGTGAGGAGTTCCCAGAGGAG GTTCCCCCCAGAGCTGAGGAGATCACCATCCCCGCTGACGTGACTCCAGAGAAGGTGCCCACACACATTGTGGACTACTCAG AAAAAGAGCAGACGGATGAAGTCCTTAGAGATGAGATTGTCAAG GCTAATGTGGTGTGCGTAGTGTATGATGTCACCAATGAGGAGACAATAGACAAG ATCAGAACTAAATGGATACCTTTAGTGAACGGAGATGCAGAGAAAGGGAACAA AGTTCCCATCATCCTCGTGGGAAACAAGTCTGATCTGCGCAGTGGGAGCTCAATGGAAACCATTCTTCCCATCATGAACCAGTTCTCTGAGATTGAGACATGTGTTGAG TGTTCTGCAAAGAacctgaaaaacatttcagagctgTTCTACTATGCACAGAAGGCAGTTCTTCACCCCACTGCACCTCTTTATGACCCTGAGGACAAACAG CTAAAACCATTGTGTGTCCGAGCTCTTAGCAGAATATTCTACATTTCAGACCAGGACAACGACCGTATCCTCAGTGACGCTGAACTCAACTGCTTTCAG AAATCTTGTTTTGGGAATCCTCTGGCACCTCAAGCTTTAGAAGATGTGAAGACAGTAGTTTGGAAAAACACCAGCGATGGGGTGCAGGACAACGGCCTCACCCTAAATG GTTTCTTGTTCCTTAATACATTATTTATCCAGAGGGGCCGACATGAAACCACGTGGACTATACTCAGGAAGTTTGGTTATGACGACAACCTTGAGCTGACTGATGATTACCTTTACCCCGA ACTTAGAGTTCCAGTCGGCTGCACCACAGAGCTCAATCATGTAGGTCACCAGTTCCTTCAGCGGCTGTTTGACAAGTACGATGAA GACAGAGACTCTGCCCTGTCACCGACGGAGCTCAAGAACCTGTTCTGTGTCTGTCCTTACATGCCATGGGGCGCAGAGGTCTACATGACCGTCCCAACCACAGACAAGGGCTACATTTCTAACCTTGGCTACCGCTGTCAGTGGAC GCTTTCTGCATATCTTGATATCCACCGCTGCCTGGAGCACCTAGGATACCTAGGCTACCCTATCCTCACTGAGCAAGAGTCACAGACTGCCGCaatcacag taaCACGGGAGAAAGAGGTGGACCTGGAGAAGTGCCAGACACAGCGgtcagtgtttctctgcaaGGTGATTGGACCACGGGGGACGGGCAAGACAGCCTTTCTTCAGGCCTTTCTGGGCCGCAACGTTGTG AGTAAGGGAAATCCTAGCAGTGCCTTCTCCCCCTATGCCATTAACACTGTCCAAGTCAGCAACCAGGAGAAGTACCTTATC CTCAATGAGGTGGATGTGGAGGTGGAGTTCCTGAAGGCATCAGACGCCTTCTGTGATGTTGCTTGTCTCATGTACGACACAAGTGACCCACACTCCTTCGACTACTGTGCCAGCATATACAAG CAACATTACATGGAGAGCAATATCCCATGTGTGCTGGTCGCCTCCAAGGTGGATCTTCCTGAGGTCAAGCAGTTTCATGGAATGGCTCCAGCAGAGTTCTGTTATAAACACCGCTTGCCTCCACCGCTGCCCTTCTCCAGCCTGCTCCTCGATGCCACCAGCAAGAACATCTCCACCAGGCTCGCCTGGGCAGCAACATACCC ACACCTGAATGGTTCAGACATGACCAACACATCCTTTTGGCTGAGAGTGGCCTTAGGCTCGGCTGTGGTCGCTGTTCTCGGCTTTGCCATCTACAGAGCCATATCCAGACTGAAATGA